CGATACGGTGACCGACGAGCGCGGTAACTCCTTCTATATCGTCCGGGTCCGGACCTCGAAAGCCACGGTCGGCGACCAGCACCTGCCCATTATTCCCGGCATGGTCGCCGAAGTGCATATCCTGACCGGCAAGCGGACGGTGCTGCAGTACCTGCTCAAACCCATCCTGCGCGCCAAAGAGAACGCATTCACCGAACGTTAGCAGGCTGGCTCGATTCAATAGTCCGTACGTTCCTTCGGATTCCCATCCGCATACCTGTCGCGGCGCGTCACGTCGCGCGGCGGCAGGCTACTGGAAGAGGTATTGATGCACGTGGCACCGGTTCTGTTCGTCACTCACGACGATCTGCTATGGAAACACTGGTCGGGCCTGGACGCGCGCCGCTGGCTGCCCGCGCGTGGGCGTGCCCTGGCGGATCTGGCGCGCTGGCGCGAGCAGGGCAGGTCGCTGGCCGTGGTGGACGCGGACATTCCCAGGTTGCCCGCGTGGAATTCCGAGCAATGGACCGGCGCGATCAGGGGACTGCGGACCATCGTCGCCAGCGCCCGTCCCCATGACGAGCAGGGGACCAAGGTGCTGGCATCCGGCGCCGTCGGGTATTGCCATACCTATGCGCCCCCCGCCTTGCTGAACCAGGTGCTGGAGGTGGTCGATGCCGGCGAAATCTGGATGGGCCGGTCGCTGGTGACGCGGCTGCTGCGCCTGGTGGAGAACCGTGCCGGCGGCAAAGAGGAATGGCATGCCAACGTGCTGACCGAGCGCGAAGACATGGTCGCGCGCCGCGCCGCCGTGGGCGAGGCCAACGGCGAGATCGCCGCTGCCCTGGGTATTACCGAACGCACGGTCAAGGCGCATCTATCCTCCGTCTTCGAAAAGCTGGGCGTGAGCGACCGTCTGCAGCTCGCGCTGCGGGTGCACGGCATCAGCCGGTGACGCCGGCCTGCGCCGGCGTTTCCATCCCGGGCCCTGCGCCGGCCGGCCGATGGACGGACGGCGGACACCCAAGGGGCGGCCTCCGGTAGCGGGCCTGCAGCGGGCGCAGCCGTCCGGCGTAGGCCGGAATCCGGCGCCTAGGGCGGCCGGTGGGCTGCCCTGCCATCCAGGTGGGCGAATGTCCCCGAACGGCCTCCGGCATCTTCATTCCATCGCAGAACCTGTCCTCCAGGACAATATCCGCCATTGGTCCGGGTCTTTAGGATTACGCCATCTAAAACCGGAGCTAAAAAATGGCCTTCTCCACTCCCGCCGTAGTTACGCAAGTCGTCGGACGCGCCTGGATACGCAATAGCGATGGGTCGCTCACCGAACTGCATGCCGGCAGCCGGATCCCGCCCGATACCGAAATCGTGACTGCAACGGGCGCCACCGTCGCCCTGCAGACGGAAGGCGGCATGCCCCTGACGATCGGCGAGAACCGGGATGTGGCGTTCAATGCCGATATGGCGGGCCAGCCGGTCGATCGCTCCGAAGCCGCCGTGGCGCCGCCCACCGGCACCGATTCCGACCGCCTGCTGGCGGCCCTGCAGAATGGCCAGGACCCGTTCGACAACCTGGATCCCACGGCTGCCCTGGTGGCGGGCGGTGGCGATGCCGGCGGCAGCAGCTTCGTGCGCCTGGCCCGCGTGGTCGAGTCGACCTCCCCGCTGGATCTTGCCTATCCTGGCGCCGGTACTCCCGCGATCAACCTGCTGACCCCGGCCGGCCTGGCGACGAACAATAACGCGCCCGCCAACGACCCGCCGACCGCCGGCAACGATACGGGCACCACCACCGAGAAGTCGTTCGTCACCGGCAATATCCTGACCAACGACACCGATCCCAACGGCGACGCGGTCTTCATCCAGTCGGTGGGCGGCACGCCGATGGCGACCGGTGGCGTGCAGGTCGCCGGTTCCACCGGCGGTACCTTCACGGTGTTCCCGGACGGCAGCTATATCTTCAATCCGGGCGATGCGTATCATCACCTGGGCGCCGGCCAGTCGGAAACCAGCACCGTCACGTACACGGTGTCCGATCCGTTCGGCAATACGTCGACCGCCACGGTGACCGTCACGGTGAACGGCCTGAACGACGCTCCGACCGCGACCGCGATCGACAACGTCAACGGCGTGGACGCGCAGCAGAACATCAATGTGAGCGTGGCCGGTCATTTCGCCGATGTCGACACCGGCGACAAGCTGACCTTCACGGCCAACGGCCTGCCCCCAGGCCTGACGATCAACCCGGACACGGGCGTGATCACCGGCGCCATCGACCATTCCGCCTCGCAGGGCGGCAACAACGGTGTCTACCAGGTCACCATCACCGCGACCGATACCAGCGGCGCGACCGTGACCGAAACCTTCAACTGGAACGTCACCAACCCCGCGCCGTTGGCGGTCAACGATGCCGCCACCACCACCGAGGACGCGGCGGTCTCGGGTAACGTCCTGACCGGCAACGCCCAGGGCGTGGGCCGCGATATCGATCCGGACGGCGATACGCTGACCGTCGTGCATGCGGGCGACAAGGACGTGACCTCGGCCGGTGTGGAGGTTGCCGGTTCGGCCGGCGGTACGTTCACGATCCGCGCGGACGGTACGTACTCCTTCAATCCGGGCGAGGATTTCCAGAGCCTGGCGGCCGGCGAAACCAAAACGACGACCGTCAACTACACGATTTCCGACGGCGAGGGCGGCACCTCCATCGCGACGTTGACCCTGACGGTGACTGGCACCAACGATGTGCCGGTCATCACTCCGGGCGAAGGCAGCCCCGACGCCAACCAGGTCAAGGAAGACGAAGTCCTGACGGCTGAAGGCAAGCTGGACATCGTCGATCCCGACCACGACCAGTCCTTCTTCCAGGCGCAGAACGGTACGGCCGGACAGCACGGCACGTTCTCGATCGACACCGAAGGCCACTGGACGTACAACCTGACGAACGACGATCCGCAGGTACAGCAGCTGGCCGTGGGCGAGCAGCTGACCGAGACCTTCACGGTCAAGTCCGCGGACGGCACCGAAACCACGGTGACCATCACCATCGACGGCACCAACGACGTCCCGACCATCAGCGGCCCCAACACGGCGGCGGCCACGGAGGATGTCGAGCAGACCGTTTCCGGCCAGCTTTCCGTGGCCGATGTGGATAAGAGCGATACGCACACCTGGTCGGTGTCGGGCGAGCCCCAGGGCCAATATGGCACCATCAGCGTCGACCAGACCGGCAAGTGGACCTACACGGTCGACCAGCAGGCGACGCAGGCCTTGGCCAAGGACCAACAGGTCCAGGAAACCTTCCATATCCTGGTCGATGACGGCCACGGCGGTACGGCCCTCCAGGATGTGACCATCACCATCACCGGCACCAACGATGTGCCGGAAGTCAGCAGCGGCGCGAACGCCGTGACCGAAGACCAGGGCGTCAACAACGATGGCAACCTGGTGGCCACGGGGCAGCTGACGATCACCGACGTGGACACGGGCGAAAGCCACTTCCAGGCGGGCGCGCGCTTTGACGGCAGCACGGGCAACGGCAACGCGCCGCTGGGCCAGCTGGTATTCAACGTCGACGGTTCGTACACCTACACGGTCGCGAACGACAACGCCGTGGTGCAGGGCCTGCGCAGCGGCGAGAGCGTCGTCGAAACGTATACGGTGACCAGCCAGGACGGCTCGGCCACCAGCACGATCACGATCACGATCAACGGCACGGACGACGTTCCGGTCATCACGCCGCATTCGCCGGACAGCGACAAGGGCGAGGTGAAGGAAGACACGACGCTGAGCACCAGCGGCAAGCTGGACATCGTCGATGCCGACCATGACCAGTCGTTCTTCCAGGCGCAGGACAACACGGCGACCCAGCATGGCACGTTCAGCATCGATGCGAACGGCAACTGGACGTACAACCTGAACAACAGCGATCCGGCGGTCCAGGCGCTGGCCGTGGGCGAGAGCCTGACCGAGAAGGTCACGGTCGTGACGGCCGATGGCACGACGACCGAAGTCACGATCACGATCGACGGTACGAACGACGTTCCGCAGATCAGCGGCGAAGCGACCGGCGCGTTGAAGGAAGACGCGGCGCCGTCGGTATCGGGCCAGCTGGCGGTGTCGGATGTGGACACGAGCGACGCGCACACGTGGTCGGTGCAGGGCAATCCCAAGGGCCAGTACGGCACGCTGACGGTGGATGCCACGGGCAAGTGGACGTATACGGCCGACAGCAAGGCGATCCAATCGCTGGCCGAAGGCCAGGAGAAGGTCGAGACCTTCCATGTCGTGGTGGACGACGGCCACGGCGGCACGGCGGTGCAGACCGTGACGGTCACCGTGACGGGCACCAATGACGTGCCGGTCGTCACGGGCCACGGTACGGGCACCGTATACGAAGATCTTCTGCCGTTGACCGGCGGGGATCTGGACGTCAAGGACGCGGACGCGGGCCAATCGCACTTCCAGGCCGAGAGAGTGACGGGCGAGCACGGCACTTTCGCCATCGCCTCGAACGGCACCTGGGGCTACCTGCTCAACAATAGCGATCCGCAGGTCCAGGCGCTGAGCGTCGGCGAAAAGCTGACCGAGACCTTCACGGTCAAGACCGCGGACGGTACGCCGACCACGGTGACCGTCACGATCGTCGGCACCAACGATTTCCCGCACATCAGCGGGCAGAGCACCGGCGCGATCAAGGAAGACGCGGCCACGACGGTCAGCGGCCAGCTCAATGTCAGCGACGTCGACGCGCACGATACCCACAGCTGGTCCATCGTCGGCAATAACCAGGGTGCCTATGGCACGTTGGCGGTCGACCAGACCGGCAAGTGGACCTTCACGGCGAACCAGAATGTGCAGTCGCTCGGCGAAGGCGACACGGTGCAGCAGAAGTTCGTCGTCCAGGTCAGCGACGGCCATGGCGGCTTCGACCTGCAGACCGTGACGGTGACGCTGACCGGCACCAACGACGTGCCGGTGATCACCCCGCACGACCCGGGTACGCCGGGCCAGCCGGAGACGGCCAGCGACCACGGCACGGTGGTGGAAGACGCCACGCCGGACACCACCGGCGGCAAGCTGGACATCAAGGACGCGGACGCCGGGGAAAGCAAGTTCACGCCGCAGAACAACCATGCGGGCGACCACGGCACATTCTCGATCGACCAGAACGGCAACTGGACCTATCACCTGAACAACGGGGATGCCGCCGTCCAGGCGCTGGGGGCCGGCCAGACGCTGACCGAACAGTTCACGGTGACCTCGGCCGACGGCAGCGCCACGCACCAGGTGACGGTAACGATCATCGGCACGAACGACGTGCCGGTATTGAGCAGCGGCACCAACGCCGTGACCGAAGACCAGGGCGTCAACAACGACGGCAACCTTGTGGCCACGGGCCAGCTGACGATCGCCGACGTGGACACGGGCGAAAGCCACTTCCAGGCGGGCGCGCGCTTTGACGGCAGCACGGGCAACGGCAACGCGCCGCTGGGCCAGCTGGTATTCAATGCCGACGGTTCGTACACCTACACGGTCGCGAACGACAACGCCGTGGTGCAGGGCCTGCGCAGCGGCGAGAGCGTCGTCGAAACGTATACGGTGACCAGCCAGGACGGCTCGGCCACCAGCACGATCACGATCACGATCAACGGCACGGACGACGTTCCGGTCATCACGCCGCATTCGCCGGACAGCGACAAGGGCGAGGTGAAGGAAGACACGACGCTGAGCACCAGCGGCAAGCTGGACATCGTCGATGCCGACCATGACCAGTCGTTCTTCCAGGCGCAGGACAACACGGCGACCCAGCATGGCACGTTCAGCATCGATGCGAACGGCAACTGGACGTACAACCTGAACAACAGCGATCCGGCGGTCCAGGCGCTGGCCGTGGGCGAGAGCCTGACCGAGAAGGTCACGGTCGTGACGGCCGATGGCACGACGACCGAAGTCACGATCACGATCGACGGTACGAACGACGTTCCGCAGATCAGCGGCGAAGCGACCGGCGCGTTGAAGGAAGACGCGGCGCCGTCGGTATCGGGCCAGCTGGCGGTGTCGGATGTGGACACGAGCGACGCGCACACGTGGTCGGTGCAGGGCAATCCCAAGGGCCAGTACGGCACGCTGACGGTGGATGCCACGGGCAAGTGGACGTATACGGCCGACAGCAAGGCGATCCAATCGCTGGCCGAAGGCCAGGAGAAGGTCGAGACCTTCCATGTCGTGGTGGACGACGGCCACGGCGGCACGGCGGTGCAGACCGTGACGGTTACCGTGACGGGCACCAATGACGTGCCGGTCGTCACGGGCGACGACTCCGGCACGGTGCGGGAAGATTTCCCCTTGCAGCAGTGGACGGGCGGCGACCTGGATATCAAGGATGCCGACGCCAGCCAGAATTACTTCCAGGCCAATGTCATCACCACGCCCCACGGTACCTTCCTGGTCGGAACCAATGGTAGCTGGCTGTTCACGCTGAACAACAACAACCCCGAAGTCCAGGCACTCGGCGCGGGCGAAAAACTGGTCGAGACGTTCACCGTCAAGACCGCCGACGGTACGCCTGAAACGGTGACGGTTACCATCCTCGGCACCAACGATGCGCCGCACATTAGCGGCGTCAGCAGCGGTGCGATCAAGGAAGACGCCGCGACCGCGGTCAGCGGCCAGCTGAACGTCAGCGACGTGGATGCGCATGACACCCACAGCTGGTCCATCCTGGGCAGCAACAAGGGCGACTACGGCAACCTGACGGTCGACCAGACCGGCAAGTGGACGTACACCGTGAACCAGAACGTGCAGTCGCTGCGCGAAGGCGAGACGGTGCAAGAGAAGTTCCTGGTCCAGGTCAGCGACGGCCATGGCGGCTTCGACCTGCAAACGGTGGTGGTGAACGTCACCGGCACCAACGACGTGGCGATCATCACCCCGCATCACCCCGGCGACGACCTCGGTACGGTGCAGGAAGATCGCGTGCAGGCGGTGTCCGGCAACCTGGATGTGCAGGACGCGGACAAGGGCGAAGCGACCTTCCAGACCCAAAGCAAGACGCCGGGCGAGTACGGCAGCTTCTCCGTCAATTCGCAAGGCACCTGGACGTACCAGTTGAACAACAGCGATCCCCGCGTGCAGGCGCTGGGCGCGGGCGAGCACCTGACCGAAACCTTCACGGTGAAGAGCGCCGACGGCACGCCCGCGACGGTAACGATCACCATCGATGGCACCAACGACAACCCGGTCATCTCCGGCGTGCACAACGGGGCTTTGACCGAGGACGGCGCGCCTTCGGTGACCGGCCAGTTGACGGTTTCCGACGTGGACGCGCACGACACGCATACGTGGACGGTGGTCAACGGTTCCAAGGGCGATTACGGTTCGATCAGCGTCGACGCCACGGGCAAGTGGACCTATACCGTCGACCCGCAGGCCGTGCAGTCGCTGAAGGAAGGCGAGAAGCAGACCGATACCTTCACCGTTAAGGTGGACGACGGCCACGGTGGCACGGACACCCAGACGGTGACCGTAACGATCACGGGTACCAACGACACGGCGATCATCACCCCGCATGACCCGGGCACGCCGGGCCAGCCGGGCACGGCCAGCGACCACGGCACGGTGGTGGAAGACACGGCACCGGACACGACCGGCGGCAAGCTGGACATCCAGGATGCCGACGCGGGCCAGAACAAGTTCGTGGCGCAGACCAACCATGCGGGCGAGCACGGCACGTTCGCGATCGACGAGAACGGCAACTGGACGTACAAGCTGAACAACGGCGATCCGGCGGTGCAGGCGCTGGGCGCGGGCCAGACGATGACCGAGCAGTTCACGGTGACCTCGGCCGACGGCAGCGCCACGCACCAGGTGACGGTGACGATTATCGGCACGAACGACGTGCCGGTGGTCAGCGCCGGCACCGGTGCGGTGACCGAAGACCAGAACGTCAACAACGATGGCAACCTGGTGGCCACGGGCCAGCTGACGATCACCGACACGGACGCCGGCGAAAGCCACTTCCAGGCGGGCGCGCACTTTGACGGCAGCACGGGCAACGGCAATGTGCCGCTGGGCCAGCTGGTGTTCAACGCCGACGGTTCGTACACCTACACGGTGGACAACGGCAACGCGGTGGTGCAGGGCCTGAAGACGGGCGAGAGCATCGTCGAGACCTACACGGTAACCAGCCAGGACGGTTCGAAGAGCAGCACCATCACGATCACCATCAACGGTACGGACGATGGCGCGACGATCACCCCGCACGACCCGGGCACGCCGGGCCAGCCGGGCACGGCCAGCGACCACGGCACGGTGGTGGAAGACGCCGCGCAGGACACGACGGGCGGCAAGCTGGACATCCAGGATGCCGACGCGGGCCAGAACAAGTTCGTGGCGCAGACCAACCATGTGGGCGAGCACGGCACATTCGCGATCGACGAGAACGGCAACTGGACGTACAAGCTGAACAACGGCGATCCGGCGGTGCAAGCGCTGGGCGCGGGCCAGACGATGACCGAGCAGTTCACGGTGACCTCGGCCGACGGCAGCGCCACGCACCAGGTGACGGTGACGATTATCGGCACGAACGACGTGCCGGTGGTCAGCGCCGGCACCGGTGCGGTGACCGAAGACCAGAACGTCAACAACGATGGCAACCTGGTGGCCACGGGTCAACTGACGATCAGCGACACGGACGCCGGCGAAAGCCACTTCCAGGCGGGCGCGCACTTTGACGGCAGCACGGGCAACGGCAACGTGCCGCTGGGCCAGCTGGTGTTCAACGCCGACGGTTCGTACACCTACACGGTGGACAACGGCAACGCGGTGGTGCAGGGCCTGAACGCCGGGCAGAGCATCGTCGAGACCTACACGGTGACCAGCCAGGACGGTTCGAAGACCAGCACCATCACGATCACCATCAATGGTACCGACGATGGCGCGACGATCACGCCGCACAGCCCGGGCAGCGATGCAGGCACGGTGGTCGAGGACGCGGTCCCGAACACCACCGGCGGCAAGCTGGATGTGGTCGACCCGAATCCGGGCGAATCGCAGTTCCAGGTGCAGACCGGTACGCCTGGGGTGCACGGTTCGTTCTCCATCGATGCCAACGGCAACTGGACCTATGCGCTGAACAACAGCGATCCGGCGGTGCAGGGCTTGGGTAAAGACGAAACCATGACCGAGCAGTTCACGGTGAAGTCGCTGGACGGCAGCGGCGAACACACCGTGACGGTTACGATCGTCGGCACGAACGATGACCCGGTCATCAGCGGCAAGTCCACGGCCTCGGTGACCGAGGATCTCGAAACCTCGGTATCCGGCCAACTGACCGTCGCGGACAAGGACTACCACGACGGCCATACCTGGACCATCGATTCGCCGGCCAAGGGCGCCTACGGC
Above is a genomic segment from Bordetella genomosp. 11 containing:
- a CDS encoding response regulator transcription factor, with amino-acid sequence MHVAPVLFVTHDDLLWKHWSGLDARRWLPARGRALADLARWREQGRSLAVVDADIPRLPAWNSEQWTGAIRGLRTIVASARPHDEQGTKVLASGAVGYCHTYAPPALLNQVLEVVDAGEIWMGRSLVTRLLRLVENRAGGKEEWHANVLTEREDMVARRAAVGEANGEIAAALGITERTVKAHLSSVFEKLGVSDRLQLALRVHGISR
- a CDS encoding retention module-containing protein, coding for MAFSTPAVVTQVVGRAWIRNSDGSLTELHAGSRIPPDTEIVTATGATVALQTEGGMPLTIGENRDVAFNADMAGQPVDRSEAAVAPPTGTDSDRLLAALQNGQDPFDNLDPTAALVAGGGDAGGSSFVRLARVVESTSPLDLAYPGAGTPAINLLTPAGLATNNNAPANDPPTAGNDTGTTTEKSFVTGNILTNDTDPNGDAVFIQSVGGTPMATGGVQVAGSTGGTFTVFPDGSYIFNPGDAYHHLGAGQSETSTVTYTVSDPFGNTSTATVTVTVNGLNDAPTATAIDNVNGVDAQQNINVSVAGHFADVDTGDKLTFTANGLPPGLTINPDTGVITGAIDHSASQGGNNGVYQVTITATDTSGATVTETFNWNVTNPAPLAVNDAATTTEDAAVSGNVLTGNAQGVGRDIDPDGDTLTVVHAGDKDVTSAGVEVAGSAGGTFTIRADGTYSFNPGEDFQSLAAGETKTTTVNYTISDGEGGTSIATLTLTVTGTNDVPVITPGEGSPDANQVKEDEVLTAEGKLDIVDPDHDQSFFQAQNGTAGQHGTFSIDTEGHWTYNLTNDDPQVQQLAVGEQLTETFTVKSADGTETTVTITIDGTNDVPTISGPNTAAATEDVEQTVSGQLSVADVDKSDTHTWSVSGEPQGQYGTISVDQTGKWTYTVDQQATQALAKDQQVQETFHILVDDGHGGTALQDVTITITGTNDVPEVSSGANAVTEDQGVNNDGNLVATGQLTITDVDTGESHFQAGARFDGSTGNGNAPLGQLVFNVDGSYTYTVANDNAVVQGLRSGESVVETYTVTSQDGSATSTITITINGTDDVPVITPHSPDSDKGEVKEDTTLSTSGKLDIVDADHDQSFFQAQDNTATQHGTFSIDANGNWTYNLNNSDPAVQALAVGESLTEKVTVVTADGTTTEVTITIDGTNDVPQISGEATGALKEDAAPSVSGQLAVSDVDTSDAHTWSVQGNPKGQYGTLTVDATGKWTYTADSKAIQSLAEGQEKVETFHVVVDDGHGGTAVQTVTVTVTGTNDVPVVTGHGTGTVYEDLLPLTGGDLDVKDADAGQSHFQAERVTGEHGTFAIASNGTWGYLLNNSDPQVQALSVGEKLTETFTVKTADGTPTTVTVTIVGTNDFPHISGQSTGAIKEDAATTVSGQLNVSDVDAHDTHSWSIVGNNQGAYGTLAVDQTGKWTFTANQNVQSLGEGDTVQQKFVVQVSDGHGGFDLQTVTVTLTGTNDVPVITPHDPGTPGQPETASDHGTVVEDATPDTTGGKLDIKDADAGESKFTPQNNHAGDHGTFSIDQNGNWTYHLNNGDAAVQALGAGQTLTEQFTVTSADGSATHQVTVTIIGTNDVPVLSSGTNAVTEDQGVNNDGNLVATGQLTIADVDTGESHFQAGARFDGSTGNGNAPLGQLVFNADGSYTYTVANDNAVVQGLRSGESVVETYTVTSQDGSATSTITITINGTDDVPVITPHSPDSDKGEVKEDTTLSTSGKLDIVDADHDQSFFQAQDNTATQHGTFSIDANGNWTYNLNNSDPAVQALAVGESLTEKVTVVTADGTTTEVTITIDGTNDVPQISGEATGALKEDAAPSVSGQLAVSDVDTSDAHTWSVQGNPKGQYGTLTVDATGKWTYTADSKAIQSLAEGQEKVETFHVVVDDGHGGTAVQTVTVTVTGTNDVPVVTGDDSGTVREDFPLQQWTGGDLDIKDADASQNYFQANVITTPHGTFLVGTNGSWLFTLNNNNPEVQALGAGEKLVETFTVKTADGTPETVTVTILGTNDAPHISGVSSGAIKEDAATAVSGQLNVSDVDAHDTHSWSILGSNKGDYGNLTVDQTGKWTYTVNQNVQSLREGETVQEKFLVQVSDGHGGFDLQTVVVNVTGTNDVAIITPHHPGDDLGTVQEDRVQAVSGNLDVQDADKGEATFQTQSKTPGEYGSFSVNSQGTWTYQLNNSDPRVQALGAGEHLTETFTVKSADGTPATVTITIDGTNDNPVISGVHNGALTEDGAPSVTGQLTVSDVDAHDTHTWTVVNGSKGDYGSISVDATGKWTYTVDPQAVQSLKEGEKQTDTFTVKVDDGHGGTDTQTVTVTITGTNDTAIITPHDPGTPGQPGTASDHGTVVEDTAPDTTGGKLDIQDADAGQNKFVAQTNHAGEHGTFAIDENGNWTYKLNNGDPAVQALGAGQTMTEQFTVTSADGSATHQVTVTIIGTNDVPVVSAGTGAVTEDQNVNNDGNLVATGQLTITDTDAGESHFQAGAHFDGSTGNGNVPLGQLVFNADGSYTYTVDNGNAVVQGLKTGESIVETYTVTSQDGSKSSTITITINGTDDGATITPHDPGTPGQPGTASDHGTVVEDAAQDTTGGKLDIQDADAGQNKFVAQTNHVGEHGTFAIDENGNWTYKLNNGDPAVQALGAGQTMTEQFTVTSADGSATHQVTVTIIGTNDVPVVSAGTGAVTEDQNVNNDGNLVATGQLTISDTDAGESHFQAGAHFDGSTGNGNVPLGQLVFNADGSYTYTVDNGNAVVQGLNAGQSIVETYTVTSQDGSKTSTITITINGTDDGATITPHSPGSDAGTVVEDAVPNTTGGKLDVVDPNPGESQFQVQTGTPGVHGSFSIDANGNWTYALNNSDPAVQGLGKDETMTEQFTVKSLDGSGEHTVTVTIVGTNDDPVISGKSTASVTEDLETSVSGQLTVADKDYHDGHTWTIDSPAKGAYGTLTLDSTGKWTYTVDQQATQALAKDEHKTDTFTVKVDDGHGGTDTQTVTITLTGTNDIPIITVGQGSSDHGTVYEDGAALTGTLAIQDKDAGESSFQANTIHDQYGTFTVDANGHWTYTLDNSNPAVQALSGSDSLGTRVYTVVSADGTATHQVQVTINGTNDAPTASDNATTVNAGGSHTFTTAEFNFADSNGEHNTLQDVIITRTPDSGTLTLNGQAVTAGQVISASDIAAGKLVYTPGADGKDTSFGFKVQDNGGTAHGGQDTSTEHNFGLATNNLIQGDNTSTGDNNGHGGTTPPLNGGSGNDIIMGDTGGTVTTTTPGQNYNIALIVDHSGSMDSDIAGNQTRMELVKDALTQFVKQLAGHDGIVNVTLIGFGSSADTAVTVQNLDLSDVDQATDKLIKAINNLDASGSTNYEDAFDSAVDWFNAQAAAGKGTANGYDNLSFFMTDGDPTVYNGGGNGSSTSSTTLQHSIDAFQALAAMSTVHGIGIGDGVNENYLKFFDNTDAAGTGQVDFGDGTTNLSTSWYYGFDSTGSWNTIQNGGGSISEGSGSSIQISDKYGTKGNDPKSTQYATDGVTVSSGHTAHFEFDLSTSSSFKAGDAVTWYLQVKNGNSWTTIESGTSTGHITTGDHGAGQYRLDFDVQDNTNNNSNASISVDNFLLVDHLYVTGPTGEVDIVLQPGDLTTALNGGGSHSDPNAVGADTINGGDGNDIIFGDTINTDALNSTQHPAGTHNGQGLQGLLDYLTDTLGHAPTSSDVYNYVSQHSDTLNVGGDTRGGNDTIHGGNGNDTIYGQGGNDTLYGDAGNDTLVGGAGNDTLYGGDGSDTFKWSLHDGGTTANPAVDTIMDFDTRAASAGGDVLDLHELLNNPADGDLSKYLHFSKSGTDTVINVSTTGGAAQQAFDQKIVLHGVDLTNGGSLQNDQAIINDLIQKGKLHGHS